A segment of the Nitrosopumilus sp. genome:
AAATGTGTGGAATGCGAGAAAAAAATAAAAGAAGATCCTGATGATGTGGGTATGTGTAGCAAGTGCGGTGCGGCAGAAACTCGTATTGAAAAAACACTATACCGAGAATTAATCGATGAAGGCAGATTTCCCTAACATAAATTTCTAAATTTTGGAGTGGGAGTAAAATTATAATATTGTCTTTATGTTATTGATTCTTCCCAGAATTATGTTTTTGATTCATTGTTAATTCGTTACCCGTCCATACATGTCTTTACTATCAATATGGTGGACAAGTCCGCAACATGTATGGGTTTGAATCTATTTCTCTGTTTCACCATTGGCAATACTTTGAAGTTTTTTTATAATCATATTGTGAAGTATTATTTCCAACTCTATTGATGAATTGTTGACTATTGTCTGGCTTTGTTTTATTTCCGCATGTAACCTTTCTTTGATTTCTTGGTCTTGAAATATTTGTTTTTTTAGTCTAAATGCTTCTTTTTGATTCTTTACAAAAATTTGAAGCCAATAATACCCTGTTTGACTATCATCAATGTCTATTTCAGTTATTTTCACTTACTTGACTCCCATAATTATGAACTTAAGCATATTGGAAGATGCAAAAATTTGATTATTCGTCTGGTTCACAAATAATCTAAAATTTGCTAGACGTTGAAATCTTGTTAATCATGAAAAATTTGACAGACTCTCATGTGACATTTCTCCATTTCACAAACATGATTTCTTGATCTGGAATAACTAGACAATATGTTTTGTAAATGACAACGCGGATTGTTCAAACCCTATATTTTTGTAAAACTCATGGGCATCCTTTCTTAGATTACCTGATTCCAATCTTATCCTGTGACAATTCTTCTGTTTGGCAAGGTTGATGCAATACTGCATTAATTTTTTACCTGTCCCTGACTTCCTGCTACTTTTTGTCACGATTAATTCTGGGATGTGCATTTCTAATTTGACCTGATTTAATCTTTTTAGATATATGACGCTTACAAATCCTGTAACTTCTTTTTCTTGTTCAGAAACAATGATTGTTTTTTGCGAATCCGAGAAATATTCGCTGATCTTATTGTTGAACAATTTTACACCTGACGCATCTGACGGCTTGGGTCTTTCAAGCTCATAGAGTAAATTAAGAATTGACGGGATATCTTTACGTGTGGCCTCACGAACTATGAGTTTCATAAAATAATATCTTGTGATATTATTTTAAATGATTACTGGAAAAGTTGAATTTCTGGAATTTCATTACTTCCAATGTGACACTTTACTGACTCCTTTTTATCTAAATACATGTAAAAATTATTTTTTATGATTTTACTCTGTAGTTTAATTTTTATATTTTTTATTGACCTTGTTTCAATATTTCCATCATAATCCTTTTAAAACCATTCATTACCATTCATTACCTATGCTATATATGGGAGATGTGTTATCATGAAACATGAGTACACAATCTCAATCAAGCGATGCATATACCATGTACAAGCAAAATGTTCAAAAATATTTTGAAAATATCACAAAACAAACACCTCAGTATTTTCAATCTGTAACACATTTGCAAGACGAATGTATGAAAACATGTGAAAAAACAATCAATGCCACAGTCTCAATGCAGCAAGAATTTGCAAAAAAATTCGGAATGAAAACCGATATTCCTGATTTTGTAAAAACTGCAATTGTAGATGGTAACAAGCAGATTGTTCAATCAAGTACAACAAACAATCAAATGGTTAAAACTATCATTGATGCAACTGTACAAAATATTAAAACATTCAACGACAACGTAAATGCGTTTGCTGATTTAAACAAAAATATCATTCATTCTTGGATGACTCCCTTCACACAAAAAAACTAGTGTGATTGTTTTTCTTTTTTTATTTTATTCATAATGCACAACCGGTGTTTGTTTTACAAATTCAAAATGTTTCTTCAAAACGATTCAAATCCTTTTTTATGTGACTCTTAAATCTAGTTTCACGCAAGCCTTGATGACTTTTGAATCTTTTAATTCTGGAAAAATACTTCATGGAATTTGATAATATCACTCATCAAACCCCATGGTGTGTTGGGTATACTATTGTCATAAAATTTGTATTTAAGGCATTGTGTGTATCTTGAGCATTTTAAGGTAAAATGACGTTGTGTATGCTTGCAGGTCGTGGATGTAAATTATGTTTTATGTACATCGTGCCTTCTATCCTTTGATCTGTTTTGAGTTAATTTCAACAGGTGATCCAAATTAACTTGGGATTGAATAATAATTTCTATAAGCGAAATATGCACAAAATACACATTTTATTCCTTCATTGACGCCTGATATTGAAACGAATAAGATCTGATGTAAGAAATGCAGTCCGCAGTGAAATATTTTCAAAATTTCAAAATATTTTCTCGATATTTTTGATCATTTGCAGTACGAATCCATAGACATGCTTAAGTCTGACAATCCCCTACCTTATGCAAGAGCAAAGCGCACCTCTACCCCCTGAGTTCGAAGTACTCTAAAGGAAACCAAGCGGGATTTTGCATGGGCTGTGTTCTTTTTTTATTCTTTCAATTCTTTGCGTGGCTGTTCTCATCACTCTTTTTATTATGAAACGCTGAATTCATTTAGAAAATATGTGATTTATAATTCAAAAATGTCGGTTTATTCTTAGAACCTATCTAGATTAGTCCTGGCGTTACCGAAAACACGCAACAATACTACGTCGATCTAGTATTTTAAATATGTGGATGATTGTTTCATCAAAAGCTTTACAATGTTACACCCAATCTGCGACATCTAATTATTAACTGTCAAAACAGTTCAATCGATCAAAAATTATTTTTCACTCTTGTGAATAAAGTGTATTTCTGAAAGTTTGCATCATGAAAGAAATACAATTAAGTGACAGAATACAAATGGCACACACTATAGAGGTTGAGAGTGCAACTCAAAAAGAACTTGGACTGAAAGTAAGCTGGTATGACGCGTATGGTGAGAGTCAAACACAGGAGTACTCATTGAGTAAAGGATCCATTATTGAATTCTAACTGCTTTTATTTTTCATTTTTTTAATGTAATGCAGATCATTTCACAAAAAATCTGCAGATCATTTAAGATGATCATGCTGTATGAAACCGTATCTTTACATTGATTTTTGTTTTATTGCTGTGTACTTGTTGTGATGGGAAATTATTTGCTATCTGATTGTATTTTTAGCTTGTCTGTTGTATTGCAACCTGCCATCATTGAATGAATTTTGCTTGTTGCACAATTATTCTTTTGATGAACTTTATGTCTTGAACGTTATACTTAAGATCATATTTTCTCGCTGAAACCTTCGCATTCGAGCAAATTCTCATTTGTTGCACTTCCCTTTATGCAGTCCATGCATGCGCTAACCCCGTCTTTTCTTCCAATCACGTGTGTGGATTCCTTGTGTCCGCAAACACATGTCTTATCTTCCATGAAATTCATTTTTTAATTTTGTTATTTAAATTTAGAATTTCTTTCACAATTTTTATATTTTTGACGAATCGCCTTGCAAACGTGTGTTTTGACTGAACCTGATGAAATCTGTTTTATGTTTGATAAAGTCTAAATTATGGCACTTTGAAAATCACATGTCATGGAAATTTCTAGTAGAAATGTGGTAGAAGGAACAGCACGATCACCCCATAGAGCAATGTACAAGGCAATGGGACTCAATGACGATGATTTATCTAAACAGTTTATCGGCGTATGCCATACGGGAAATGAGGCCACGCCATGCAACATACATCTTCCAGCCCTGGCTCTCAAAGCTAAAGAAGGCGTGTCTGATGCTGGTGCAACCCCTAGGGAATTCTCAACTATTGCAGTGAGTGACGGAATTGCAATGGGTCATGAGGGGATGAAGTCATCTTTGGTTTCTAGAGAAGTCATTGCAGATTCAATTGAATTGATGGTTCGAGCACATCAGTATGACGCACTTGTGGGAATAGCTGGCTGTGACAAAAGCTTACCTGGAACAATGATGGCAATGGCCAGGCTGAATATTCCCTCTGTATTTGTTTATGGTGGAACAATAATGCCTGGGATGCTTGATGGCAAGGAATTGACAGTTGTTGATGTCTATGAGGCAGTAGGTGCATATGATGCGGGACAGCTGTCCCTTGAGGCGTTAAAGAACATTGAAAATACCGCATGTCCAAATACCGGCTCTTGTGGTGGAATGTTTACTGCAAATACGATGGCATCGATTTCTGAAGCAATAGGTCTTGCATTGCCCGGAAGTGCTAGTCCGCCAGCAGAGGATGAGCGACGAGGGAAAATGGTGTATGATACTGGGGTGGCATGTGCCAGACTATTGGAGATGAACATTAGGCCCAAAGAAATTTTGACTTTTGAAGCTTTTGAAAATGCAATAATAATGTTAAATTCTGTGGGAGGGTCAACTAATGGAATCTTACACTTGCTTGCATTGGCAAATGAGGTGAATGTCAAACTCACATATGATGACTTTGAGAGAATAAGAAAAAAGACGCCTCATCTGGCTGACATGAAGCCTGGCGGCAACTATGTGATGAATTCACTCGACAAGATTGGCGGAATTCCGTTTGTCTTGAAAAAGTTGCTTGACAAAGGACTGCTTAATGAAAACTGTATTACAGTTACGGGAAAAACAATCAAAGAAAATCTTAATTCCATAAAAATGCCTGATGTTGAACAACACATTGTAAGGTCTGCTGAAGATCCGATTCACACTGTCGGTACTGCAGTGGTCCTCAAAGGAACACTGGCACCTGAAGGGGCCGTGATTAAAACAGCCGGTGTTGAAATGACAAAGTTTACCGGAACTGCTCGTGTCTATGACCGGGAAGAATATGCATTTGATGCCGTATCAAAAGGAGGCGTAGATGAGGGTGATGTCGTGGTGATTCGATATGAGGGGCCAAAAGGCGGTCCTGGAATGAGGGAAATGTTGGCCACTACTGCCGCACTTGTAGGGCAGGGATTGGGAAAAAAGGTTGCAATGGTTACTGATGGTAGATTTTCTGGAGGAACTCGCGGATTCATGGTGGGTCATGTGGCACCTGAAGCGTATGTGGGTGGTCCAATCGCTCTGGTAAAAGATGGAGATAAGATAACCATTGACACTGAAACTAATGTACTTGATCTTCATGTATCTGAAGAAGAATTAGCAAACAGAAGAAAACAATGGAGCAAACCCAAACCAAACTATGCTACGGGCGCATTGGCAAAGTTTGCCACACTTGTTGGCTCTGCAGCACAAGGTGCAATAACAAATGCAAATCCGTAGGAATTCATAACGCGTAATTTGCATAATTGCTAGATTTTGATTGCATTTGATGAAGTGACAATATGATTGTGTTTGGACTGTCGTCGTTGTCAACTGGCATCATTTTTACAGACGTTGGCATCACGTGTATTTTTTTGCAAACATGATTAGATTTAAGTTTGAAACCCTTTGAGAAAAAATGTGGACATTTATTCGAGCAAGTTTGCAGTTATTGTGATAATAATACTCGTGACTATTTTGGCATTGCAAATAATGACCAACGACAACACAAACACGTTGATTGATTCTGAAACCTGCGAATTGTACGTAAAGGATTCTCAAATAAATGCCAAGCAATATCTGAATGAATTCGATGAAAAATGCCTGGGTTTCAAGAGTCTGAATCCCTGACAAATTCAAAAATTAATTAATGAAATTGATTTCATATTGATATAATGGATCATCCGACCGAAATTAATTCCGTGTCTTGGAATGAGGGCAAAAAGTCCTGGGAGTACAACATGGTCAAAGTTGAAGAGTATTTTGGATTCAACGAGTGTCAGCAGTGCAGAAAACCAATGTCACATAACATCAAGACTGGTGGCGAATTCAAATTAGTCTATGTCAAATGTGGTTGCTCAAGAAGATAGCATTTTCTGAAAATCACTAATCTTCCATGCCTAAAACATCGTAGTACGCCTTTGGAATCATTTGCTGTGCCTTGAAAAATACATTGTTTGCAGCCGTATCCAAGACATATGTCTTTGCCCAGTCGTTTTCACTTCTAATGGAGCGGCCAAATCCCTGCAGCAGCTTGGTCAGGGTTTGAGATGTGTACCATTTGGGAAACTTGCTCATTTTTGCCTTTGTTCTTTTTTCTGTATAGTTTGGATATGGGACCTTTGCAATTATTTGGAATCTTGACATGTCGTCTTTCAAGTCGACGCCTTCCCAAAGAGATGCGGATAGTAAAACGCCTGTAGGATCCGTGACATGTTCAGAAATAACTTCATCCTGGGTTTTTCCATCCTCGTTTCTACTGTGACAAATTCTAATTCTTTGAGTGTTTTTTGGAGAGAGATGACGTATGATTTTTTTGCATCTTGGTATGGATGATGTCAAAATCAGTCCCCTTTCATCTGAATGCTCATCCATGATTCTATCTATCGTCTTGATCACCTCTATTTCATCCTCTTCTGTGGATCCATAGCTGAGTCGTCGGATGTTCAGAAGATCAATGGTCCTATTTTTCATGGGAAATGGGGATTTCATCGTATCAACAAACGCAACGTCGTCTTTTTGCAATCCCATGTTCTCACAAAAGCTTGACTTGTCAATTGTTGCAGACATGAAAATCTGATGCTCTGTCTCAAAAAAGGAATTTGCAAACTTTGAAACATCTATGGGCTTGACTGAGATGGTCCTAAAATTGCCATTCAAATCCTTGAGTGGATCATTTACGACAAAGTTGTCCTTGTCTGAAGTGATGTCTATGTTTGCCTGTTTGGACCTGTCGTAACGTCTCTCCAACCCTGTAATTAATTCATAATCTGGATTGTTTTGAAATGCTGCACTCTCTTTGATGTCTTTGATCTTTTTTGCATATGAATATGCCATGTCATCATTTAGCTTTATCATGGAATCCAAATCCGTGAAATCATATTTTTCTGAATTAAGATTGCACTCGTCAACCTGACCGCTAAAAATGTCAAATCCTACAAATTGGATAATCTGATCTTCAATCTTGTGGGCCTCGTCAAATATGGTGACCTTTCTGTCCAGATATTCTTCAAATAGTTTTTTGTTGAATTTCATTATTGTAAAAAACGCGTGATAGTTCCACAGGGAGTGCTTTGAAACAAGGGCCTCGTATTTTTGCATGTAGTAGTGGCATGACTGCGAGTCTGCAGTATTTTCTTCAACTTGCTTGATGGTGGGCTTGAACTTACAAACTTCAACCACTTCTTTTCCGTTTTTGGATATTCTTTCTTGGCATTGCCCCTTGTCACATGACAGGCCCCATCTCATTGCTCTTCTTGAATTATCTACCTTTTCTGCAGACATTAGTTTGAGGCATGGAAAATTCTGTTTTCCCTTTACTGGCTTTAGAAACGGTATGTCCTTGATGTACTGATCTTGAAGGTGTTTGGATGCGGTGACTGTAAATGAACTGTCAAAATAATTGGAAACTGTTGCTCCTACTAGGGATTTTCCAACTCCTGTGGGTGCACATAAGATGATTTTCTTAAATCCTGATCTTATTTTTTCCTCTATCTGTGATATGATCTCCTTTTGTACTTCTCTTGGAGTGAATTGATCAGGAAAATTTTCTAAAAGGGACAGAATTACATCTCTTTATTTTCAATATTAAAAGCATGGAGGTTCTTTTGCTATGTTTGCATTTAGACTCCCGCCTGATGTCAAAATATTGCTTTTTTCAAGTAATGCAATTGAAATTAAGAAATAACTTTTGTTATGAGTGAAGATCGAAACTGATCACGTTATTGGGATATACGTGCATGTATCAACGTTGTTTTTTGATTAAGAGAATATCTTGCGAATGCTGTCTTTTGATGTCGTGTTGAAATACTAGTATCTAATTGCAAACGCATGTTTATTTCAGTTTAAGATGGTGGTTGTTATGAAAACAAACCAAAGTTACAATGGCGCTGATTTTAAGATGATCCTGATCATGAGATGTATTTACAGGAAACATAAAATGTAATATGTACTAGATTAACTTGCAAATATTTCTTGATGGCGCTGATTTCTGAGATGAATTATCACATAAAATTCACAAGTACAAACCAAAATCTATTTCTGAACTGAATATGCAAATACTGAAATATTGTCAAAAATATCTTTATCCTCTCTTTCCCAAAGTTCTGTTGTCTGAAGCATCTTGAATGCCACTTGACTGTGATTCATTGTGTAAAGTCATGTCTAAAGATACGTGGTATTCTTGAACATGTGAGCGTCTGGATAAACCACTAAAATTTCCTGTATGAATTCAGCATGCCTCATAAATATCATCATGGTTTATCAATATCATTTTAGTTCAAACACAAATGCTTGCTGAAAGAAATACTTATTGGCTCTTCTGGTAATCCTTTCGTTTCAACTGCTTAATTGGAACATTTCCATATTGTCGGGTATGTCCAAAATATGATCAAAACATGTGGTGTGTTTCATGATAAATTCATCTAGTTTTCCGTGTCATTCATTTGATGTCTGAGCTTTCTTTCGTTGTTTTGCCATATCCTTATCATTTTCTCATTGAATGCTATTTCTTCTATGATCTTAGCAGTTTCATCATTCTTATTTTCTCTCTCCTTTTTTTCCAATTGATTTTTTGTATATTCATGAAATTGGATTTTGTTTAGAATTTCGTCTAGCTTTTTTTCTTGAAATTGCCTGACTCTTTTTTTAAAAAAATCCATGCTGTTTAAAACTGATTCATCTCCTAAAAATAATTTTTTATGATGATCTTGAACATTTGAATTTCATGTTTGGTAAGCAATGGTTGAAAATACCGTGTGAATAACGCACGCTTTTTCATTGGTCCGTCAACACCATCTTTGATACTCTTGTGTAATTCATCCTCGTTGGTTCCAGGCACGTTATCGGGTTTTCACGTATGATGAAACGGAGATATTTCATCTTCACGTTTAATATCTAGTGAAAGCAGGTAAAATCATGGAACTGTTGGATGACAAGATGCGAGTTTGGGTAGAAAGTGCAAAATTTGTAAAACCTAATTCCGGAGTTTATGTGCTCTATAATAGAAATCGGGATCCAATATACATTGGAGATACAATTAGTCTCGAAAAGACGTTTGAAACGTATGTTGACACAGAATTCGAAGGAGATGAATGTAAACAAAAAACCTCATTTTATCAGAGGGTCTTTGCAGAAAATGCTGCTGAATTAAAATCACAGCTGATTGCTGATTACAAAAATGAAACCGGGCAAATTCCCAAATGCAATTCTGAGATTAAATTGGAGACAAGCTAAACATCTGCAATGCAATGCATTGCAGACCTAGATGATTAATACAAAAAAAATGTAAATTTCTTCATGTCAAACATGATGGTTATCATGGGGATTGTTGTGGGCGTAGCAGTTATGGCCGGGGCAATCGCTTATGGTACTGAAAATCAAAAAAATTACATCTCAGAAGATGCGGTTTTGTCACAAGCCGCAGAACAAGGACTATTGTCAAAAACAGGTTCCCTTGAGGCTGATTTGAATAAGGAACAGTGGCATGAAGATCCATTTGCAGAACGAGCTGCAGAGATTAGAGAAAAATTCGAAAGTTCCAAATAATCCTAGTTGGATTATTTCCACCTTTATTTTATAATGTCGTCATTGTAATGACTTCATACCTTGTGTATTTTTGAAATCATGGATGAGTTGCAAAGTACACAAAAGTTGGAAAATTATTATTTTTAGTAACAACTTTTACGATCTTGTAAGAAAAGTGATTTAACATAGCTATGCGTTATCTGGGTGTGCATCAATGCTATTACTGCGAACAATTATTTGATTCAAAAGAAGATTTGTATCAGCACGTGGAGATTCATTCCGATATTGAGAGAAATAAGGAAATCATGACTAGAAAAAAACAATCTGAGAAGAAATAGTCTCTTGGTATCAATTAACAAAAATAATGCATAAGTCAAAAACTCTGAAGTGGGCATAACAATTCTGTTAAAAATTCGTATGGGCTGGGTTGAGATATTGTTAGAAAAATAATGTGGCTGAACTCTTACAAAAGGAGAAGTACTGCAAAGTCTTTTTTATGTGATTGAAGTCAATGACGACATCTTAAATGATATAGAATATGATAAAACCAATTTTGGTCCCGAGATAGAAGAATTGAAGCAGACTGAAATTTGAGACTTGGATTTCCATTTGAAGTATTATCGTATATTGGTAAACTACGTTGAATCTATGCCTGAAAACAAAGTTATTGAAAATAGAATTTGGGGCTGATCATCACTTCAAATATGAAAAATTATTTTCATGACCTGTTTAACTTTCGTGATTGATTTCTGCATTCCAAAATAACATTGAATTAATTCATTCTGGTTAAAATCAATTTCGTTCTCTGGCAATCCTGAAAAAATGATTGCCAAATTGAGAAATTATGTGATGAACAAATATCTATTTGAGTTGCTCAAAAATTAAATCATATTTTAATTGCATCGATTTGTTTTGTCCAAAATTTGACTCATCCTGATATTTTTGACGTTTTTGATCATACAGTTGCTGCAAGTCGTTTACTTTCTCAACAATCATCTTTCCTGAATCTTCTTTTGCAAATTGTTTTCTTTGTTCTATGTTTTGTCCTCTGGTGGGGAAATGTTTGGAATAAAACATGTCTTGTAATTTTTTAATGTTTTCACGTTTAGTTAATTCAGCTAGATCAAAATTCCCTTGCTCATGTTTGAGCAGACTGTCATTTGATTCTGAACTCCTAACCCATGATAAGCGCGGATGAAATTCTACAAATAGCTGAATGTCCTCTATGAAAAATACAATTTGTTCATCTATGATCTCCGAATTCACAGTCCACGTGAATCTATATTTTATTACGCTGTGGGAATCCTCAAACACTGCGGGATTTGACTCAGCTTCAAAATCCGACCATCTAATGCGAAGATCCGGTTTCCATTCTATGATTAGATTATCGCCCATGACGTGAGTAAATTACAACGGGAATAAAATCATTCTTTTACTCTCTTGAGTTCCAAAAACTTTGTAAATTTTTCTCAAGACGTGCTGTGAAATATGTAGAATCTACCCGTTACATACGATGCGACACCGCTACTACTATAGACTTTAAAATTCACAAAGTGAATTCATATCCCGTGTGGAATTAGCCTGTTTGAAAAATTTAGTTTGGGCTCAATTCTACAAAAAATTGAAAAAGGATTGTTTTTTCAACCCTTTTTGATTAAAATTCAAGACGTGTTTCATTTTAAGAATTTTTGAAAACATCAAGTAATAAAAATATTGAAGGCAAGATGATTGTGAGTTTGATATCTGAACTGTAACCCCCAAAGGGCTGATGATAAAGGATGTCAAATTTACTTGCTTTCCAAGGCCTAACTATTAATTTTAGTTAATTTAATGAAATTCTGATGATAAAGAGATTCTATATTTCGATGGGGATATCTGTAGCTGCATTGGCTGTGGGATTCATTTTGTTGTTTGGATGATTTAAAATTATTCTTAGAATTGACATGGGACAATTGATATGATTGATGACTTTTCGGTCTATCCTTCTTGATTATTCTATTTTTGATCCTTACGCTTTACATGTTTTTCAGAATGCCTGCTTGCTTTTTTATTATTTTATACTGTAAAAATCCATCATGTCGTAAATCACACTTCAAAAGTTTTCACGTTTAGATTGATATATAATGTAAATTTTTTGTGCTTGTAAACTTTAACACTGGTGAGAATTTTTTTGATATTCTTCTTCTTCTTCGCTAGAATATAGTGACGGATTGTTAGCTAATAATTTTAAAATATTTTGAAATGCTGGACATTTTTTATCCGTAGAAAATAACTCCTCGCATCTAGGACACTGGATCAGTACGTGAATTCCCCAATCACATTCGACATCGTAAATGACATCAAAAACCACTTGTTCATTACAGATACAATGTATGCTACTCTGAAATCTTCTAGTCAAATCCATGTTGAGATGCGTTAAAAAGTAAATATAATTTATTATGGATCAAATCATGCTGAACGTATATCGATTTGACAGAATGCCCTACGTGTAAGCTTGCAATGGAATCTCACTCTACTGAAGAATTAATGGAGTGTTGTATGAAACAAGTTGGAAATAATTTTCCTGATGACGATGATGTGGGTATTTGTCCTAATTGTAAGCATGATCTAAAAAAACACACCAGTAAAGGATTGGCAGAGTGCACCATTGAATTTCTCAAATCTGGGATAAATAGCTAGTTTGTATGATTAGCCGTAATGATTTACTGCTAAATTATCTTTTAGAATCTGAGTGGTACAATACCGTGTCTACAAGCAATGGGGTGGATGTATTGGGGTTGATCTCAAAAGAAACATTTTCATGCTGTCTTACTTGGACTTACATTTCCTGAATTCGATGGATTGGATGTAATTCATAGTCTAAAAGATTCTGTAGATTTGAGAAAGAATGTGTTCTTTTACTTATTGCCGCGTCTGTATTCGCTTAAAAAATTCAAAAATAAATTGTCATGAGTGCAAAAAACTATCTGGGAAAGTTATTTGATCCAATAATGCTGTTTGACTCAATCAGTAATGCGACAATTAAACAATGAAAAATTATTCTTTATGTTGCTGATGGGCACTACTTGTGAGAAATTTGATCAACATTGTTGATTTTTTTTGAATAACACACGGGTGTGAAGATTGATTTTGAATGTCTTATTTTAAAAACATATCATAAAAATCATCTAATGGAATTTTTTATTTTTTGGTTAAGATAGGATTAAACAGCAGAAAGAATGAGAAATGGTATTGGATTCTGAAACAAGAAGTCTGATTGCAAAATTTTCTCCAATGTGGACAAACAAGCAAGTGTGGGAATATGATCAAGTGAATGAAAATTTAAGATTTGATCTCGCTTATTCTGAACCAAATGAAATCGTAGAATCGTGGACCTCAAAATTAGGATACCCTGACTCTGACATCCGCGATGTCTCCGTTCGAACTTTTGATTACTTGTTGGATGGCAACGAATTGTGGATTGCAGATAAAAATCAAGGAACACTGGAAGAAAAATACATTCCATATCTGATGGCTGTAATGACTGATATCATGATTGAAGAAGAAATATGTCTGAATTTTAGAATTGCCCACCAATGCATGGTGATTTCTATAGATCACAAGGCCGATGTAATTGACTGCAAGGAATATTTTGAAGCATTCTATCATTTGGCCACTGGTTTTAATTTTACTACTGACACGGGTATTCCTGACGATGAAACGGAGGCTGAA
Coding sequences within it:
- a CDS encoding GNAT family N-acetyltransferase, whose protein sequence is MKLIVREATRKDIPSILNLLYELERPKPSDASGVKLFNNKISEYFSDSQKTIIVSEQEKEVTGFVSVIYLKRLNQVKLEMHIPELIVTKSSRKSGTGKKLMQYCINLAKQKNCHRIRLESGNLRKDAHEFYKNIGFEQSALSFTKHIV
- the ilvD gene encoding dihydroxy-acid dehydratase; the encoded protein is MEISSRNVVEGTARSPHRAMYKAMGLNDDDLSKQFIGVCHTGNEATPCNIHLPALALKAKEGVSDAGATPREFSTIAVSDGIAMGHEGMKSSLVSREVIADSIELMVRAHQYDALVGIAGCDKSLPGTMMAMARLNIPSVFVYGGTIMPGMLDGKELTVVDVYEAVGAYDAGQLSLEALKNIENTACPNTGSCGGMFTANTMASISEAIGLALPGSASPPAEDERRGKMVYDTGVACARLLEMNIRPKEILTFEAFENAIIMLNSVGGSTNGILHLLALANEVNVKLTYDDFERIRKKTPHLADMKPGGNYVMNSLDKIGGIPFVLKKLLDKGLLNENCITVTGKTIKENLNSIKMPDVEQHIVRSAEDPIHTVGTAVVLKGTLAPEGAVIKTAGVEMTKFTGTARVYDREEYAFDAVSKGGVDEGDVVVIRYEGPKGGPGMREMLATTAALVGQGLGKKVAMVTDGRFSGGTRGFMVGHVAPEAYVGGPIALVKDGDKITIDTETNVLDLHVSEEELANRRKQWSKPKPNYATGALAKFATLVGSAAQGAITNANP
- a CDS encoding helicase, producing MSLLENFPDQFTPREVQKEIISQIEEKIRSGFKKIILCAPTGVGKSLVGATVSNYFDSSFTVTASKHLQDQYIKDIPFLKPVKGKQNFPCLKLMSAEKVDNSRRAMRWGLSCDKGQCQERISKNGKEVVEVCKFKPTIKQVEENTADSQSCHYYMQKYEALVSKHSLWNYHAFFTIMKFNKKLFEEYLDRKVTIFDEAHKIEDQIIQFVGFDIFSGQVDECNLNSEKYDFTDLDSMIKLNDDMAYSYAKKIKDIKESAAFQNNPDYELITGLERRYDRSKQANIDITSDKDNFVVNDPLKDLNGNFRTISVKPIDVSKFANSFFETEHQIFMSATIDKSSFCENMGLQKDDVAFVDTMKSPFPMKNRTIDLLNIRRLSYGSTEEDEIEVIKTIDRIMDEHSDERGLILTSSIPRCKKIIRHLSPKNTQRIRICHSRNEDGKTQDEVISEHVTDPTGVLLSASLWEGVDLKDDMSRFQIIAKVPYPNYTEKRTKAKMSKFPKWYTSQTLTKLLQGFGRSIRSENDWAKTYVLDTAANNVFFKAQQMIPKAYYDVLGMED